In Ipomoea triloba cultivar NCNSP0323 chromosome 15, ASM357664v1, one genomic interval encodes:
- the LOC116006949 gene encoding thaumatin-like protein, which translates to MIISSYFLSILFCIFFLVVDTNGNQIIVVNNCNESIWPGILGGAGQPTPKDGGFHLSSGEEVVLDVPEKWSGRIWARQNCCFDENGKGSCDTGDCEGQLHCKGRGGVPPATVVEMTLGTSSSPLHFYDVSLVDGFNLPVSMKPVGGGIGCGVASCEVDLNICCPSALEVRVGGKVVGCKSACLAMQSAKYCCTGQYSNPKTCKPTLFANLFKAICPKAYSYAFDDSSSLNKCRASRYVIIFCPPT; encoded by the exons atgataatatctTCCTATTTTTTGTCCATTTTGTTTTGCATATTCTTCCTTGTTGTTGACACAA ATGGGAACCAGATCATAGTAGTTAACAACTGCAATGAAAGCATTTGGCCAGGAATTCTTGGGGGAGCAGGGCAGCCGACTCCGAAAGATGGAGGCTTTCATCTGAGTAGTGGCGAGGAAGTAGTCCTGGACGTACCTGAGAAGTGGTCGGGGAGGATATGGGCGCGCCAGAACTGCTGCTTTGACGAGAATGGGAAAGGCTCGTGCGACACAGGGGACTGCGAGGGCCAGTTACACTGCAAGGGGAGGGGCGGGGTGCCACCAGCCACGGTGGTGGAGATGACACTGGGAACATCCTCCTCCCCCCTGCATTTCTATGATGTCAGCTTAGTAGATGGCTTCAACTTGCCTGTTTCAATGAAGCCGGTTGGCGGGGGGATAGGGTGTGGCGTGGCGTCCTGCGAGGTTGATCTCAACATATGCTGCCCTTCTGCATTGGAAGTGAGGGTGGGTGGGAAGGTGGTGGGGTGCAAGAGCGCCTGCTTGGCAATGCAGTCTGCCAAGTACTGCTGCACTGGCCAGTACTCGAACCCCAAAACCTGCAAGCCCACACTTTTCGCGAATCTGTTCAAGGCCATTTGCCCCAAAGCTTATAGCTATGCCTTTGATGATTCCTCTAGTCTGAACAAATGCAGGGCTTCTAGATATGTGATCATCTTCTGCCCTCCAACATGA
- the LOC116006948 gene encoding uncharacterized protein LOC116006948 has product MAKEGPNWEGLLKWSLSHADGTQSSRNLSEEDRKWFMEAMQAQTVDVLKRMKEISLVMQTPEQVLESQGITPQDIEDMLDELQEHVESIDMANDLHSIGGLVPLLGYLRNSHANIRAKAAEVVSTIVQNNPRSQQLVMEANGLEPLLSNFTSDADVTVRTKALSAISSLIRHNKPGIAAFRLANGYAALRDALGSESARFQRKALNLFHYLLRENHSDCNVVTELGFPRILMHLASSEDGEVREGALQGLLELTQVNTGQSDGSLRVDDEKLKQLLQQRIDGISLMSPEDLGAAREERQLVDSLWNACYNEPSSLREKGLLVLPGEDEPPPDVASKHFEPPLRAWAANRNTDTKASTEKETPLLLGPGPSSR; this is encoded by the exons ATGGCGAAAGAGGGACCTAACTGGGAGGGTTTGCTTAAATGGAGTCTCTCCCATGCTGATGGTACTCAATCTTCTCGTAACCTGAG TGAGGAGGATCGGAAATGGTTTATGGAGGCTATGCAAGCTCAAACTGTTGACGTCTTGAAGCGAATGAAGGAGATTTCTCTTGTAATGCAAACCCCAGAGCAGGTGCTCGAGTCACAAGGGATTACTCCCCAGGATATTGAAG ATATGTTGGATGAACTGCAAGAGCATGTTGAGTCCATTGACATGGCCAATG atCTTCATTCAATTGGTGGATTGGTGCCTCTACTTGGTTACTTGAGGAATTCCCATGCTAATATCAGAGCTAAGGCTGCAGAAGTTGTAAGTACAATTGTTCAGAACAATCCCAGGAGCCAGCAACTGGTGATGGAAGCTAATGGCCTAGAGCCCcttctttcaaattttacttcAGATGCTGATGTTACTGTTCGCACAAAGGCTCTGAGTGCCATCTCAT CTCTTATCAGGCACAATAAACCTGGGATTGCTGCATTCCGCCTTGCAAATGGTTATGCAGCATTGAGAGATGCTTTAGGTTCTGAGAGCGCGAGGTTTCAAAG GAAAGCCCTGAACTTGTTTCATTACTTGCTGCGTGAGAATCATTCAGATTGCAATGTTGTCACTGAGCTAGGATTCCCCCGCATTCTGATGCATCTTGCCTCCAGTGAGGATGGAGAGGTAAGAGAGGGTGCACTTCAAGGCCTTCTTGAGCTGACACAGGTCAACACAGGACAATCAGATGGTTCTTTAAGAGTGGACGATGAGAAACTCAAACAATTACTACAACAACGAATTGATGGGATCAGCTTGATGTCCCCTGAAGATCTTGGTGCTGCGAGAGAGGAAAGGCAACTGGTGGATTCCCTTTGGAATGCCTGCTATAATGAGCCATCTTCCCTTCGTGAGAAGGGACTCCTTGTTCTCCCAGGGGAAGATGAACCACCACCAGATGTTGCCAGTAAGCATTTTGAACCACCTCTTAGGGCTTGGGCAGCAAATAGGAATACAGATACAAAGGCTAGTACTGAAAAGGAGACCCCGCTATTGCTAGGACCGGGTCCCTCCAGTAGATGA
- the LOC116006879 gene encoding LOW QUALITY PROTEIN: phosphatidylinositol-glycan biosynthesis class X protein-like (The sequence of the model RefSeq protein was modified relative to this genomic sequence to represent the inferred CDS: inserted 2 bases in 1 codon), protein MRSDKVPGRIVLHNPYRQTVAKYPQISGPGPPRSGLETDPSEHPNRAAREIVAPSHKKYIADSYFKEHNSLTDSKFEDYIAQEISNGSCELLEELKVGTKIISLHQKLIGEGSHRHLSXLESLLESKFGSQEFCEAIIIERLPSGVFADLFELQHLVQRGVFTEAGVFGDTNLELPSFRSNRSLIEVHLDIGSKLLSRHKDEVEFKIELPLHARYQPLGHGFSRVEFRPPNLFMQCSIERKSMEKCIFPLSYRNGESKTDEVVWEIPCGDKEHAGIVSAITFMSAILSALLIILVSIYYSGSNDCPDFKQL, encoded by the exons ATGCGCTCCGACAAGGTTCCCGGAAGAATTGTTCTGCACAATCCTTACCGTCAAACCGTCGCTAAATACCCTCAGATATCAGGCCCTGGTCCTCCAAGATCCGGCCTTGAAACTGACCCTAGCGAACATCCAAACCGAGCTGCGCGAGAAATT GTGGCTCCTtctcataaaaaatatattgcaGATTCATACTTTAAGGAACACAATAGCTTGAcagattcaaaatttgaagattATATTGCCCAAGAAATTTCTAATGGATCATGTGAGTTGTTGGAAGAACTCAAAGTTGGGACAAAGATTATATCCTTGCATCAAAAACTGATTGGTGAAGGCTCACATCGTCATCTATC GTTGGAGAGTTTGCTTGAGTCCAAGTTTGGATCTCAAGAATTTTGTGAGGCTATAATCATTGAAAGACTACCTTCTGGAGTCTTTGCAGATTTGTTTGAGCTGCAACATTTGGTGCAGCGCGGTG TATTCACTGAAGCTGGTGTATTTGGAGACACAAATTTAGAATTGCCTTCATTTCGGTCAAATCGGTCACTGATTGAGGTTCACTTGGATATTGGCTCTAAATTATTGTCAAGGCACAAAGATGAAGTAGAATTTAAAATTGAGCTTCCACTACACGCACGTTATCAG CCACTAGGACACGGGTTTTCAAGGGTTGAATTTCGCCCTCCCAATTTATTCATGCAGTGTAGCATTGAAAGAAAAAGCATGGAGAAATGTATATTTCCATTAAGCTACCGCAATGGCGAATCTAAAACTGATGAGGTTGTGTGGGAAATACCTTGTGGAGACAAAGAACATGCAGGAATTGTATCGGCTATTACTTTCATGTCAGCTATTCTATCAGCTCTTCTAATTATCCTTGTATCTATTTACTATTCTGGTAGTAATGATTGTCCTGACTTTAAACAATTGTGA
- the LOC116006138 gene encoding laccase-17-like, which translates to MAFSYPCSSPSMVALLFVVFLSLFPQLGFCATRHYTFNIVQKNVTRLCSTKSILSVNGRFPGPRLVAREGDRVVVKVVNHVSNNITIHWHGIRQLRSGWADGPAYVTQCPILTNQTYTYNFTITGQRGTLFWHAHISWLRATLHGPIIILPRRNESYPFQKPYKEVPIIFGEWWKVDPEAVISQALQTGGGPNVSDAYTINGFPGPLYNCSSKDTYKLKVKPGKTYMLRLINAAMNDELFFSIANHTLTIVEADATYIKPFETNVVLITPGQTTNVLLKTKPFHPNASFLMEARPYFTGQGTFDNSTVAAILQYQHPPPPGNNINVKIKMFRPTLPALNATSFVANFTRKFRSLGSSEFPANVPRVVNKRFFFTVGLGSVPCPKNVTCQGPNNNSRFAASVNNVSFALPSTALLQAYFSGKSNGVYSTDFPVNPPNPFNYTGASPNNTAVGNSTRLVVLPFNASVEVVLQDTSILGAENHPLHLHGFNFFVVGEGFGNFDPNKDPAGFNLKDPVERNTVGVPAGGWVALRFFADNPGVWFMHCHFDVHTSWGLRMAWIVLDGSLPNQKLMPPPSDLPKC; encoded by the exons atGGCATTTAGCTATCCATGCAGCTCACCATCGATGGTGGCTTTGCTCTTTGTTGTTTTCCTTTCATTGTTTCCTCAGTTGGGGTTCTGTGCGACAAGGCattatacttttaat ATTGTGCAGAAGAATGTGACGCGTCTGTGCAGCACGAAGAGCATTCTTAGCGTCAATGGGCGCTTCCCGGGGCCTCGCCTGGTGGCAAGAGAAGGCGATAGAGTGGTGGTTAAGGTTGTGAACCATGTCTCCAACAACATCACCATTCATTG GCACGGGATTCGACAGCTTCGAAGTGGATGGGCAGACGGACCAGCATACGTAACGCAATGTCCCATACTGACTAACCAAACGTACACGTACAACTTCACCATCACGGGACAAAGAGGCACACTGTTCTGGCATGCTCACATTTCTTGGCTAAGAGCAACACTCCATGGACCAATAATCATTCTTCCAAGGCGCAATGAATCCTACCCCTTTCAGAAGCCCTATAAAGAAGTTCCCATCATATTTG GGGAGTGGTGGAAGGTAGACCCTGAGGCTGTTATTAGCCAGGCACTTCAAACAGGAGGTGGTCCTAATGTTTCAGATGCATACACCATTAATGGGTTTCCAGGGCCCTTGTATAACTGTTCCTCTAaag ATACATACAAGCTGAAGGTGAAGCCAGGGAAGACATACATGCTCCGACTGATCAATGCCGCCATGAACGACGAACTCTTCTTCAGCATCGCAAACCACACCCTCACCATAGTCGAAGCCGATGCCACTTACATCAAACCATTCGAAACCAACGTGGTGCTCATAACCCCAGGCCAAACCACCAATGTTCTCCTCAAAACCAAGCCTTTTCACCCCAACGCCTCCTTCCTAATGGAAGCTCGCCCTTATTTCACCGGCCAAGGCACCTTCGACAACTCCACCGTCGCCGCAATCCTCCAATACCAACACCCTCCGCCTCCCGGCAATAATATTaatgtgaaaataaaaatgtttagaccGACCCTGCCAGCTCTGAACGCCACCAGTTTTGTGGCGAACTTTACCCGGAAGTTTCGGAGTTTGGGCAGTTCCGAGTTCCCCGCGAATGTTCCGCGGGTTGTTAATAAGCGTTTCTTTTTCACCGTGGGGTTAGGCTCGGTGCCCTGCCCTAAGAACGTGACGTGTCAGGGGCCTAACAATAACAGCCGTTTTGCGGCGTCGGTTAACAATGTGTCCTTTGCTCTTCCATCCACGGCCCTCTTGCAGGCCTACTTTTCCGGCAAATCTAACGGCGTTTACTCTACGGATTTCCCCGTTAACCCGCCCAACCCCTTTAACTACACCGGCGCGTCGCCCAATAACACCGCGGTCGGAAATTCCACGCGCTTGGTGGTTCTGCCGTTCAACGCTAGCGTTGAGGTGGTGTTGCAGGATACGAGTATTCTTGGGGCGGAGAACCACCCCCTACACCTCCACGGCTTCAATTTTTTTGTGGTTGGTGAAGGGTTTGGGAACTTTGACCCCAATAAAGACCCCGCCGGGTTTAATCTGAAAGACCCTGTGGAGAGGAACACCGTTGGAGTTCCCGCTGGTGGCTGGGTTGCCCTTCGTTTCTTTGCAGACAATCCTG GGGTGTGGTTTATGCACTGTCATTTTGATGTGCATACAAGCTGGGGATTGCGGATGGCTTGGATCGTGCTAGACGGATCGCTACCCAATCAGAAGTTGATGCCACCACCGTCAGATCTTCCCAAGTGCTAA